One window from the genome of Paracoccus zhejiangensis encodes:
- the ybgC gene encoding tol-pal system-associated acyl-CoA thioesterase — protein sequence MNHRITLRVYYEDTDLAGIVYYANYLKFIERGRTDWLRDLGVDQSALKEREGVVFAVRRVEADYLSPALFDDLLVVESSLHQMTPARIVMDQRVLRGETVLFAARVTVACLSASGRPARIPETVRKALR from the coding sequence ATGAACCATCGCATCACGCTCCGCGTCTACTACGAAGACACCGATCTGGCGGGCATCGTCTATTACGCCAATTACCTGAAATTCATCGAGCGCGGGCGGACCGACTGGCTGCGCGATCTGGGCGTCGATCAGAGCGCCCTGAAGGAGCGCGAGGGCGTGGTCTTTGCTGTGCGCCGGGTCGAGGCGGATTACCTGTCGCCGGCCCTCTTCGACGACCTGCTGGTGGTTGAGTCGAGCCTGCACCAGATGACCCCGGCGCGGATCGTCATGGATCAGCGCGTGCTGCGGGGCGAGACGGTCCTGTTCGCCGCCCGCGTCACCGTGGCCTGCCTCTCGGCCTCGGGCCGCCCTGCCCGCATCCCCGAAACCGTCCGAAAGGCGCTGCGATGA